A genomic stretch from Candidatus Thiothrix anitrata includes:
- the mtnA gene encoding S-methyl-5-thioribose-1-phosphate isomerase, producing MSQHDSIRAVEWKDNHLVLLDQRKLPHNEQYVQLYSAEETADAIRNMVVRGAPAIGIAAAYGVVMAARKSYKQYPQDWRNRLEAEKDVLMNARPTAVNLMWALRRMCAALEGIQGDPEPVLLELAQRIHQDDIDDNYRMGELGSALIQPSHGVLTHCNTGSLATGGYGTALGVIRSAYSNGKIEHVYADETRPWWQGSRLTAWELVKDKIPAHLLCEGAAASLMRQGKVSWVIVGSDRIAANGDVANKIGTYSLAVNARYHGVRFMVVAPTSTIDMNTLTGNDIPIEERSQDEVLNVGNQRIAAMQAQAWNPAFDVTPAALVDALVTEKGVIERPNAAKMAALMAS from the coding sequence ATGAGTCAACACGATTCGATCCGTGCCGTAGAATGGAAAGACAACCATCTGGTCTTACTTGACCAGCGCAAGCTCCCGCATAACGAGCAATATGTGCAGTTGTATAGCGCGGAAGAAACCGCCGATGCGATTCGTAATATGGTGGTGCGCGGTGCGCCAGCCATTGGTATTGCGGCTGCTTACGGGGTCGTTATGGCGGCACGTAAAAGTTATAAACAGTATCCGCAAGATTGGCGCAATCGCTTAGAAGCTGAAAAAGACGTGCTGATGAATGCGCGTCCTACCGCTGTCAATTTAATGTGGGCATTGCGTCGGATGTGCGCTGCCTTGGAAGGCATTCAAGGTGACCCGGAACCGGTACTGCTGGAACTGGCGCAACGTATTCACCAAGATGACATTGATGATAATTACCGTATGGGCGAATTAGGCAGCGCGTTAATTCAGCCATCACACGGGGTTTTAACCCACTGCAATACCGGTTCACTCGCTACTGGCGGTTACGGCACGGCTTTGGGTGTGATCCGTAGCGCGTACAGCAACGGTAAAATTGAACACGTTTACGCTGATGAAACCCGCCCTTGGTGGCAAGGTTCGCGCCTGACCGCGTGGGAACTGGTGAAAGATAAAATCCCCGCGCATTTATTGTGCGAAGGTGCTGCTGCAAGCTTAATGCGTCAGGGCAAAGTGTCTTGGGTCATTGTTGGTTCCGACCGCATTGCTGCCAACGGTGATGTGGCAAATAAAATCGGCACTTACAGCCTTGCAGTGAATGCGCGTTACCACGGGGTGCGCTTTATGGTGGTTGCACCCACCAGCACCATTGACATGAATACCCTGACTGGCAACGACATTCCGATTGAAGAGCGTTCACAAGATGAAGTGCTGAATGTTGGCAATCAACGCATTGCCGCAATGCAAGCGCAGGCGTGGAATCCGGCATTTGATGTGACACCCGCAGCCTTAGTTGATGCACTGGTGACGGAAAAAGGCGTGATCGAACGCCCGAATGCGGCAAAAATGGCTGCATTGATGGCCTCTTAA
- a CDS encoding TRZ/ATZ family hydrolase gives MEIELLVIPEWVITVNSRNQVLHHHAVAVDDSRIVDILPMSEAEKHYRPRQTVVLAQQALLPGLVNAHTHAAMALLKGLADDLPLMEWLQNHIWPAESRWADAQFVYDGSRLAIAEMIRSGTTCFNDMYFFPEQTAKAVQEAGIRACIGLIVIDFPTAWGTGPEDYLQKGLALHDQVADDPLLTTAFAPHAPYTVSDDPLKQVSHLACEMDMPIHMHVHETAFEVQQALAQHDAVPLARLDNLGLLDKHFLAVHMTQLTDEEIALLAEKGTHVIHCPESNLKLASGFCPVAKLLAAGVNVALGTDGNASNNDLDMLGEMRTAALIAKAVAHDASVVSAAQALRMATINGATALGLADTIGSLEIGKAADMIAVDLSALETQPLYDPVSQIVYCANRNQVTHTWVAGKALMTQRELTTLNITELLATAQAWQQKIGATS, from the coding sequence ATGGAAATTGAATTACTGGTTATCCCCGAATGGGTTATTACTGTCAATTCTCGCAATCAGGTACTACACCACCACGCTGTGGCGGTTGATGATAGCAGAATTGTTGACATACTTCCCATGTCTGAGGCAGAAAAACACTACCGTCCGCGACAAACTGTCGTTTTAGCGCAACAAGCTTTGCTCCCCGGTTTGGTGAATGCCCATACCCACGCAGCAATGGCTTTGCTTAAAGGATTGGCAGACGATTTACCGCTGATGGAATGGTTGCAAAATCACATTTGGCCTGCGGAAAGTCGCTGGGCGGATGCGCAATTTGTTTACGATGGCTCACGTTTAGCCATTGCGGAAATGATTCGCTCTGGCACGACCTGCTTTAACGACATGTATTTTTTCCCCGAACAAACTGCAAAAGCCGTGCAGGAAGCAGGGATTCGTGCCTGCATTGGTCTGATCGTGATCGACTTTCCGACCGCGTGGGGCACAGGCCCTGAAGATTACCTGCAAAAAGGCTTGGCATTGCATGATCAAGTGGCTGACGACCCGCTGTTGACCACTGCGTTTGCGCCGCACGCTCCCTACACAGTTTCAGATGACCCGCTCAAACAAGTCAGTCACTTAGCCTGTGAAATGGATATGCCTATCCACATGCATGTGCATGAAACTGCGTTTGAAGTGCAGCAAGCACTGGCGCAACACGATGCCGTACCGCTGGCACGACTGGATAATCTTGGCTTACTCGATAAGCATTTCCTCGCGGTACACATGACGCAACTCACTGATGAGGAAATCGCGTTACTGGCGGAAAAAGGCACACACGTAATTCACTGCCCGGAATCCAACCTCAAGCTCGCCAGCGGTTTTTGCCCAGTCGCTAAACTGTTAGCCGCCGGAGTCAATGTCGCCCTCGGCACGGACGGCAACGCCAGCAACAACGACCTCGATATGCTCGGCGAAATGCGCACCGCTGCCCTGATCGCCAAAGCCGTAGCGCACGATGCCAGTGTGGTGTCAGCAGCACAAGCCTTACGCATGGCAACCATCAATGGCGCAACTGCACTAGGGTTAGCCGACACCATTGGTTCGTTGGAAATCGGCAAAGCAGCGGATATGATCGCGGTCGATTTAAGCGCACTGGAAACCCAGCCGCTGTACGACCCGGTTTCCCAAATCGTTTATTGCGCCAACCGCAATCAGGTAACGCACACTTGGGTAGCAGGCAAAGCCCTCATGACCCAGCGTGAACTGACCACCCTTAATATCACTGAACTACTCGCCACCGCGCAGGCATGGCAACAAAAAATCGGAGCAACCTCATGA
- the ubiG gene encoding bifunctional 2-polyprenyl-6-hydroxyphenol methylase/3-demethylubiquinol 3-O-methyltransferase UbiG yields MTTAVPNVDPNEIRKFEELAYRWWDTESEFKPLHDINPLRLNYIDDRVHLQGKKVIDIGCGGGILAESMARRGATVTGIDMGETPLSVAQMHALESQVSVDYRQISAESIALEAAGQFDAVTCMEMLEHVPDPASVIAACATLVKPGGDVFFSTINRNPKAFAFAIIGAEYLMNMLPKGTHEYAKFIKPSELEKWARSVGLELRNISGMSYNPLFQSYRLGNDVDVNYLMHFKKETI; encoded by the coding sequence ATGACCACTGCCGTTCCCAACGTTGACCCTAATGAAATCCGCAAGTTTGAAGAACTGGCCTACCGCTGGTGGGACACTGAAAGTGAATTCAAACCCCTGCATGACATTAATCCATTACGCTTGAACTACATCGACGACCGCGTTCATTTACAAGGAAAAAAAGTCATTGATATAGGCTGCGGTGGTGGCATTCTGGCGGAAAGCATGGCGCGGCGTGGCGCAACCGTGACCGGCATTGATATGGGTGAAACCCCGTTAAGTGTGGCGCAAATGCACGCGCTGGAATCACAAGTCAGCGTTGATTACCGCCAGATCAGTGCCGAAAGCATCGCACTGGAAGCCGCCGGACAATTCGATGCCGTGACCTGCATGGAAATGCTGGAACACGTACCCGACCCCGCGTCCGTTATTGCCGCTTGCGCTACCTTGGTGAAACCCGGTGGCGATGTGTTTTTCTCCACCATTAACCGCAATCCCAAAGCCTTCGCCTTTGCGATTATCGGTGCAGAATACCTGATGAATATGCTTCCCAAAGGCACGCACGAATACGCAAAATTCATCAAACCCTCAGAACTCGAAAAATGGGCACGTTCCGTCGGACTAGAACTGCGTAATATCAGCGGCATGTCCTACAATCCCCTGTTTCAGAGTTACCGTTTAGGTAATGACGTTGATGTTAACTATTTAATGCATTTCAAGAAGGAAACCATTTGA
- a CDS encoding 2OG-Fe dioxygenase family protein has product MNTLLHKPGYLLAVGESSRLQSHLSQRMGQAYKRFRASWNGLLRDPYLRDGGDYRYRRYSVFHWMNNQLDVLPHEPHYQSSHYNHVHGGFNRHFRAWLPTTLKNPVLTEIIRWSTQQFSRSPVDLWRIQAHQFRIVAQQDKAGRPTPEGVHKDGAEYILIMMMDRHNVSGGVSRIYNNEMHPLGEGTLEQAGDLVLVNDHAVYHGVTEIYPSDPAHPAWRDVLVLTFHKQ; this is encoded by the coding sequence GTGAATACGCTATTACATAAACCCGGTTATCTGTTGGCAGTGGGTGAATCCAGTCGTTTGCAGTCGCACCTTTCCCAGCGCATGGGGCAGGCGTATAAACGTTTCCGTGCTAGTTGGAACGGTTTGCTGCGTGATCCGTATTTGCGTGACGGTGGTGATTACCGTTACCGGCGTTATTCGGTGTTTCATTGGATGAACAATCAGTTAGACGTGCTTCCTCATGAGCCACATTACCAAAGTAGCCATTATAATCACGTCCACGGTGGTTTTAACCGGCATTTTCGGGCGTGGTTGCCGACTACGCTGAAAAATCCAGTTTTGACGGAAATTATTCGTTGGTCAACTCAGCAGTTTTCGCGCAGTCCGGTGGATTTGTGGCGGATTCAGGCGCATCAGTTCCGCATTGTGGCGCAGCAGGATAAAGCCGGGCGGCCTACGCCAGAAGGTGTGCATAAGGACGGCGCGGAGTACATCCTGATTATGATGATGGATCGGCACAATGTCAGTGGCGGTGTGAGTCGTATTTATAACAATGAAATGCACCCTTTAGGTGAGGGTACGTTGGAGCAGGCGGGGGATTTGGTGTTGGTAAATGATCACGCGGTTTATCATGGCGTGACTGAAATTTACCCTTCAGATCCAGCACATCCGGCATGGCGTGATGTGCTAGTGCTGACGTTTCATAAGCAGTAA
- the cmoB gene encoding tRNA 5-methoxyuridine(34)/uridine 5-oxyacetic acid(34) synthase CmoB, which produces MDYADLYAFLQSSRLAGWLTTLPGQLEQFAQENSHGKQPEWQAAIDSLPALQPSLMDFGGSAVRIGASHDADSAAHTALMAALQALIPWRKGPFELFGITVDTEWRSDWKWERVAPHLAPLQDRVVLDVGCGSGYHLWRMYAAGAQAVVGIDPTVLFLKQFELIKHYADASHPVWMLPLKSEDLPDLRQKGFDTAFSMGVLYHRRDPLGHLQELRRALCAGGELVLETLVVAGDEQTVLMPHDRYAKMRNVWFIPSVAMLQLWLKRLGFLNIRVVDITPTSLEEQRCTAWSKGESLVDFLDPTDHSRTVEGYPAPLRATLIANMPK; this is translated from the coding sequence ATGGATTACGCGGATTTGTATGCTTTTTTGCAATCATCGCGGCTTGCGGGGTGGCTGACGACGTTGCCGGGGCAACTTGAGCAGTTTGCGCAGGAAAATAGTCACGGTAAGCAACCCGAATGGCAGGCAGCGATTGATAGTTTGCCCGCATTGCAACCTAGCCTGATGGATTTTGGTGGGAGTGCGGTGCGTATTGGTGCGTCACACGATGCGGATAGTGCCGCGCACACCGCGTTAATGGCTGCGTTACAGGCATTGATTCCTTGGCGTAAAGGCCCGTTTGAGTTGTTCGGGATTACTGTGGATACCGAATGGCGTTCCGATTGGAAATGGGAGCGTGTCGCGCCGCACCTTGCGCCGTTGCAAGATCGGGTGGTGTTGGATGTGGGTTGTGGCAGTGGCTACCACCTGTGGCGGATGTACGCAGCCGGTGCGCAAGCTGTGGTAGGTATCGACCCCACCGTATTGTTTCTTAAGCAATTTGAATTGATTAAACATTATGCTGACGCGTCACATCCGGTGTGGATGTTGCCGTTGAAGAGCGAAGATTTACCGGATTTGCGCCAAAAAGGTTTTGATACTGCGTTTTCGATGGGGGTGTTATATCACCGTCGTGACCCGTTGGGGCATTTGCAGGAATTACGGCGTGCTCTGTGTGCTGGTGGTGAATTGGTGTTGGAAACCTTGGTGGTGGCGGGTGATGAACAAACCGTCCTAATGCCACACGACCGTTATGCAAAAATGCGTAATGTCTGGTTTATTCCCTCCGTAGCAATGTTGCAGTTGTGGTTGAAACGTTTAGGTTTTTTGAATATCCGGGTAGTGGATATTACCCCGACCAGCTTGGAAGAACAGCGATGTACCGCGTGGAGTAAGGGGGAATCGTTAGTAGATTTTCTCGACCCGACAGATCACAGCCGTACTGTGGAAGGCTATCCTGCACCATTGCGGGCAACGCTTATCGCCAATATGCCTAAGTGA
- the cmoA gene encoding carboxy-S-adenosyl-L-methionine synthase CmoA has protein sequence MQRDTVYALPQTQLVDFAFNESVADVFPDMIRRSVPGYETVISLLGVITRRYAQPQSRIYDLGCSLGAATLSMASQVRDTDVHFVCVDNSAAMTSRCGQILQRHLRPAQFEVVCDDIQAIALEQASVIVLNFTLQFLKPVERLAMLQRVYTGLRPGGVLVLSEKLAFADTEEQTLLTDLHLEFKRANGYSELEISQKRSALEHVLIPDTLEQHIERLHAAGFEQVVQWFQGLNFAALLAVKA, from the coding sequence ATGCAGCGTGATACGGTTTACGCTTTGCCGCAGACGCAGTTGGTGGATTTTGCGTTTAACGAATCAGTTGCGGATGTGTTTCCCGATATGATTCGGCGTTCGGTTCCCGGCTATGAAACCGTCATCAGTTTGTTGGGGGTGATTACGCGTCGCTATGCCCAGCCGCAGTCGCGTATTTACGATTTGGGGTGTTCGTTGGGTGCGGCTACGTTGTCAATGGCTTCGCAGGTGCGTGATACGGACGTACATTTTGTCTGTGTCGATAATTCGGCGGCAATGACCAGCCGTTGCGGGCAAATCCTCCAGCGGCATTTACGCCCCGCTCAATTTGAGGTGGTATGTGATGACATTCAGGCCATAGCCTTGGAACAAGCCTCGGTGATAGTGCTGAATTTTACCCTACAATTCCTCAAACCTGTGGAACGTTTGGCTATGTTACAGCGGGTGTATACCGGTTTGCGTCCGGGTGGGGTGTTGGTATTGTCGGAAAAATTAGCTTTTGCCGATACTGAGGAGCAAACGTTGCTCACCGATTTACATCTGGAATTCAAACGTGCCAATGGTTACAGCGAGTTGGAAATCAGCCAAAAACGCTCGGCATTGGAGCATGTATTGATTCCTGATACTTTGGAGCAGCATATTGAGCGTTTGCACGCAGCGGGTTTTGAGCAAGTGGTGCAGTGGTTTCAAGGGTTGAATTTTGCAGCATTGTTGGCGGTAAAAGCGTGA
- a CDS encoding SDR family NAD(P)-dependent oxidoreductase produces MQEDLLAYVPTPEALQGRVILVTGAAAGLGKAIAIACAQYGATVVLLDKEMRRAEETYDAIVNAGYPEPAIYPLDMQGANAKDYADLADNLREQMGRLDGVVLNAAWLGSFTPIAHYDAELWAKMIMVNLHANFLLTHACLPLLKTSSDPAIVFADHESNKAFYGAFGVAKAGMRAFCDILAAEHSDPGHFIRVNSVDTGPLRTSMRTLNFPGENPDTVARPEAVVAPFLYYLGADAGQRSGEKLVLARQPADLRWVGEAAGT; encoded by the coding sequence ATGCAGGAAGATTTACTTGCGTATGTGCCCACCCCGGAAGCCCTACAAGGGCGTGTGATTTTGGTAACAGGTGCAGCCGCTGGTTTAGGCAAAGCGATTGCAATAGCGTGTGCCCAATACGGTGCTACTGTGGTGTTGCTGGATAAGGAAATGCGTCGTGCCGAAGAAACTTACGATGCTATTGTGAACGCAGGTTACCCGGAACCCGCCATTTATCCGTTGGATATGCAGGGTGCGAATGCTAAAGATTACGCAGATCTGGCAGATAATTTACGTGAGCAAATGGGGCGTTTGGACGGTGTGGTGTTGAATGCTGCGTGGTTAGGTTCGTTTACGCCGATTGCGCATTACGATGCCGAGTTATGGGCAAAAATGATTATGGTGAATTTGCACGCTAACTTTTTGTTAACTCACGCATGTTTACCACTGTTAAAAACCTCGTCTGATCCGGCGATCGTGTTTGCTGATCATGAGTCCAATAAAGCGTTTTACGGTGCGTTTGGGGTGGCAAAAGCCGGAATGCGGGCATTTTGCGATATTTTGGCGGCGGAGCATTCTGATCCCGGTCATTTTATCCGGGTTAATAGTGTGGATACCGGCCCTTTGCGCACCAGTATGCGTACTTTGAATTTCCCCGGTGAAAACCCCGATACGGTGGCGCGTCCCGAAGCGGTAGTAGCTCCGTTTTTGTATTATCTGGGAGCGGATGCCGGGCAGCGTTCCGGTGAAAAACTGGTATTAGCGCGTCAACCCGCCGATTTGCGTTGGGTTGGTGAAGCAGCAGGTACCTAA
- the htpG gene encoding molecular chaperone HtpG, with protein sequence MTVQKESMQFQTEVNQLLHLMIHSLYSNKEIFLRELVSNGSDACDKLRFEAIGNDSLYETDSELRVEVEFDAAAGTITVRDNGIGMSRDEVVTNIGTIAKSGTKEFLSKLTGDEKKDSHMIGQFGVGFYASFIVADKVTLTTRRAGDAASEGVRWESDAQSGYSLEQVEKATRGTEIVLHLKEDEKLLADGWRLRNIIRQYSDHIPLPVNMRKTEAGEIKDEWETVNKANALWTRSKSEVKDEEYQEFYKHVSHDWEDALAWSHNRVEGKYEYTSLLYLPSKAPFDMFDRDNTHGLKLYVQRVFIMEDKEFKLMPRYLRFVRGVLDSNDLPLNVSREILQGNKIIENMKNASVKKVIGLLENMIANEPEKYAKFWKEFGKVLKEGPGEDFSNREQIAKLLRFASTNNDSAEQTVSLPDYMARMKEGQDKIYYITADSHTAAKNSPHLEVFRKKGIEVLLLSDRVDEWLVQHLMEFEGKSLQSVAKGNLDLSKLESEEDKKEQEKIEAEAKNMVEHIKTALGEKVGEVRVSHRLTTSPSCIVLNDHDMALYMQQLMKQAGHEMPDTKPALEINPTHPLLKRMEAETDDERFGEWSSILLDQAILAEGGQLEDPAGFVNRLNKLMLAMG encoded by the coding sequence ATGACCGTACAAAAAGAAAGCATGCAGTTCCAAACCGAAGTGAATCAACTGTTACACCTGATGATTCACTCGCTGTATTCCAACAAGGAAATTTTCCTGCGTGAGTTGGTTTCTAACGGTTCGGATGCGTGCGACAAGCTGCGTTTTGAAGCCATCGGCAACGATAGCCTTTACGAAACCGACAGCGAATTGCGCGTAGAAGTCGAATTCGACGCAGCCGCAGGCACGATCACTGTGCGCGACAACGGTATCGGCATGAGCCGCGATGAAGTCGTGACCAATATCGGCACGATTGCCAAATCCGGCACCAAAGAATTCTTGAGCAAACTGACCGGCGATGAGAAAAAAGACTCGCACATGATTGGGCAGTTCGGGGTGGGTTTCTACGCCTCCTTTATCGTCGCTGACAAAGTGACACTGACCACACGCCGTGCTGGGGATGCCGCTTCCGAAGGCGTGCGTTGGGAATCCGACGCACAATCCGGCTACTCACTGGAACAAGTCGAAAAAGCCACCCGTGGTACAGAGATCGTCCTGCACTTGAAAGAAGACGAAAAGCTGCTGGCTGACGGCTGGCGTTTGCGCAATATCATCCGCCAATATTCCGACCACATCCCACTGCCGGTGAATATGCGCAAAACCGAGGCCGGTGAAATCAAGGATGAATGGGAAACCGTCAACAAAGCCAACGCGCTGTGGACACGTTCTAAATCCGAGGTAAAAGACGAGGAATACCAAGAATTTTACAAGCACGTTTCGCACGACTGGGAAGACGCGCTGGCATGGTCACACAACCGCGTGGAAGGCAAATACGAATACACGTCCCTGCTGTACCTGCCATCCAAAGCCCCGTTCGACATGTTTGACCGTGACAACACCCACGGATTGAAGCTGTACGTACAGCGTGTTTTCATTATGGAAGACAAAGAATTTAAGCTAATGCCACGTTATTTGCGTTTTGTGCGCGGTGTGCTGGATTCCAACGACCTACCGCTGAACGTATCGCGTGAAATCCTGCAAGGCAATAAAATCATCGAGAACATGAAAAATGCCTCGGTGAAAAAAGTCATTGGTTTGCTGGAAAACATGATTGCCAACGAGCCGGAAAAATACGCGAAATTCTGGAAAGAGTTCGGCAAAGTCCTCAAAGAAGGCCCCGGCGAAGACTTCAGCAACCGCGAACAAATCGCCAAACTGCTGCGTTTTGCCTCCACAAACAACGATAGTGCTGAACAAACCGTCTCCTTGCCAGACTACATGGCTCGCATGAAAGAAGGTCAGGACAAAATCTACTACATAACCGCTGACAGCCACACTGCCGCGAAAAACAGCCCACATCTGGAAGTCTTCCGCAAAAAAGGCATCGAAGTGCTGCTGCTGTCTGACCGCGTAGACGAATGGTTAGTGCAGCATTTGATGGAATTTGAAGGAAAATCCCTGCAATCCGTCGCCAAAGGCAACCTTGACCTTTCCAAACTCGAAAGCGAGGAAGATAAAAAAGAACAGGAAAAAATCGAGGCAGAAGCCAAAAACATGGTCGAACACATCAAAACGGCATTGGGTGAAAAAGTCGGCGAAGTACGCGTATCGCACCGTCTGACCACCTCACCTTCTTGCATTGTGCTGAACGACCATGACATGGCGTTGTACATGCAGCAATTGATGAAACAAGCGGGTCACGAAATGCCTGACACCAAGCCTGCGCTGGAAATCAATCCAACGCATCCGTTACTGAAGCGCATGGAAGCCGAAACCGATGATGAGCGTTTTGGTGAATGGTCAAGTATCCTGCTTGATCAAGCGATTCTGGCGGAAGGCGGGCAGTTGGAAGACCCGGCAGGTTTTGTTAACCGTTTGAATAAGCTGATGTTGGCGATGGGTTAA
- a CDS encoding LysR family transcriptional regulator, with product MINYKHLYYFREVATAGSIVRACESLNLTPQTISGQLQLLEDSLGVKLFRKQGRNLELTDAGNIARRYADEIFQLGNALEQALQSSLQARLFRVGIVDVVPKTIAYKLLEPAMQLHPQIHIVCNEGSMQDLLGDLAMHRIELVIADKPLPNTIPIKGFTHRLGFSGLSFFAHTSVKQRLQGEFPQCLHHAPLLIPSEGSSARNGLMDWFHQQKVQPNIIGEFDDSALMRAFGFGERVFLSRLRYKKPPSPKNPTFTALVRLTV from the coding sequence GTGATAAATTACAAACATCTCTATTATTTTCGTGAAGTCGCAACTGCGGGCAGTATTGTGCGTGCCTGCGAAAGCCTAAATCTGACCCCGCAAACCATCAGTGGGCAATTGCAATTACTGGAAGATTCCCTCGGTGTCAAACTGTTTCGCAAACAAGGGCGTAACCTAGAACTCACCGATGCCGGGAACATTGCCCGACGTTATGCCGACGAAATCTTCCAACTGGGCAACGCACTGGAGCAAGCATTACAAAGCTCGCTGCAAGCACGCCTGTTCCGGGTGGGTATCGTCGATGTTGTACCAAAAACCATTGCCTACAAATTGCTGGAACCAGCGATGCAACTTCATCCACAAATCCACATTGTTTGCAACGAAGGCTCTATGCAAGATTTACTAGGGGATCTCGCTATGCACCGCATTGAGCTGGTTATTGCCGATAAACCACTACCCAACACCATTCCGATCAAAGGCTTTACTCATCGTTTGGGTTTCAGTGGCCTTAGCTTTTTTGCACATACCTCAGTGAAACAACGCTTGCAGGGAGAGTTTCCGCAATGCCTGCACCACGCGCCGCTGCTTATCCCCAGCGAAGGTTCCTCCGCACGTAATGGTCTCATGGACTGGTTTCACCAACAGAAAGTGCAACCGAATATTATTGGAGAGTTTGATGACAGTGCCTTGATGCGAGCGTTTGGCTTTGGGGAACGGGTATTTTTGTCGCGCCTTCGGTACAAGAAGCCACCTTCACCCAAGAACCCGACATTCACTGCATTGGTCAGGCTGACGGTGTGA
- a CDS encoding tellurite resistance TerB family protein has translation MSFFDTLKQKAGEARAKLATEVGKFKNREFMEACVAGCGLVAAADGSIDSSEKQKMMKFIQQSDELKVFETKDVIAVFNKVTENFEFDNEIGKAEALKMIGKLRSKPDAARLMVRVCCAIGSADGDFDDKEKQIVREMCRDLNLPPEDFGV, from the coding sequence ATGTCATTTTTTGATACTTTGAAACAAAAAGCGGGGGAAGCTCGCGCTAAATTGGCGACTGAAGTCGGTAAATTCAAAAACCGCGAATTCATGGAAGCCTGTGTTGCCGGTTGTGGTTTGGTCGCAGCGGCGGATGGCAGTATTGATTCATCCGAAAAGCAGAAGATGATGAAATTCATCCAGCAATCGGATGAGTTGAAAGTCTTTGAAACCAAAGACGTGATTGCTGTTTTCAACAAAGTCACCGAAAACTTTGAATTTGACAATGAAATCGGTAAAGCCGAAGCCCTGAAAATGATCGGTAAGCTGCGTAGCAAACCCGATGCTGCTCGTTTAATGGTACGGGTTTGTTGTGCGATCGGCAGTGCTGACGGTGATTTTGATGACAAAGAAAAGCAAATCGTGCGCGAAATGTGTCGTGATTTGAATCTTCCACCGGAAGATTTTGGCGTGTAA
- a CDS encoding DUF475 domain-containing protein, with product MLAHFKFSLWFSAVCVALAIWWGASSSMGILTAIFLILVLGILEISLSFDNAVVNASVLKEMDEKWQQLFLTVGIFIAVFGMRLVFPIVIVAVATGLGSFEVIDMALNNPDEYSRHLHESHAGIAAFGGMFLLLVFLSFMFDHEKEVHWLGAFEEKMGALGKLEVISVLIALVVLFALQEFMPISDEKRLTILIAGLAGVVLYIAVSSLDVFFENEAEGDAVVTTVKRNGLAGFLYLEVLDASFSFDGVIGAFAITNDVVIIMLGLAIGAIFVRSMTVYLVHKGTLDEYIFLEHGAHYAIGALAVIMLFSINFHTPEIITGLIGIAFIALSIVSSLNHKKKLLA from the coding sequence ATGCTCGCACATTTTAAATTTTCATTATGGTTCAGTGCCGTATGTGTTGCTCTAGCCATTTGGTGGGGCGCATCCAGTTCAATGGGAATTCTGACCGCCATTTTCTTGATACTAGTCTTAGGGATTCTGGAAATCAGCCTATCATTTGATAATGCGGTTGTTAATGCATCTGTCCTCAAAGAAATGGATGAGAAGTGGCAACAATTGTTTTTGACTGTGGGAATTTTTATTGCGGTATTCGGGATGCGTTTAGTTTTCCCTATTGTGATAGTGGCAGTGGCAACCGGGCTAGGTAGTTTTGAAGTCATTGATATGGCACTGAATAATCCTGATGAATATTCACGTCATTTACATGAAAGTCATGCGGGCATTGCGGCTTTCGGTGGCATGTTTTTGCTGCTGGTATTTCTGAGCTTTATGTTTGACCATGAAAAGGAAGTGCATTGGCTCGGTGCTTTTGAAGAAAAAATGGGAGCTTTAGGCAAGCTCGAAGTCATTAGTGTGTTGATCGCGTTAGTGGTGCTGTTTGCGCTGCAAGAGTTTATGCCGATCTCTGATGAAAAGCGTTTGACCATTCTGATTGCCGGTTTGGCTGGCGTGGTGCTTTACATTGCAGTAAGTAGCTTGGATGTGTTTTTTGAAAATGAGGCAGAAGGCGATGCGGTGGTCACTACGGTAAAACGTAACGGTTTAGCGGGTTTTCTGTATTTGGAAGTGTTAGATGCTTCTTTCTCATTTGATGGTGTCATCGGTGCGTTTGCGATTACTAATGACGTGGTTATTATTATGTTGGGTTTGGCAATCGGTGCCATCTTTGTACGTTCCATGACCGTTTATTTAGTGCATAAAGGCACGTTAGATGAATATATTTTCTTGGAACACGGCGCACATTACGCGATTGGTGCATTGGCAGTGATTATGCTGTTTAGCATTAACTTCCATACGCCAGAAATTATTACAGGTTTAATCGGTATAGCATTTATTGCATTGTCGATTGTTTCTTCGTTGAATCACAAAAAGAAATTATTAGCATAA